In Ascaphus truei isolate aAscTru1 chromosome 5, aAscTru1.hap1, whole genome shotgun sequence, one genomic interval encodes:
- the LOC142495595 gene encoding leucine-rich repeat transmembrane neuronal protein 4-like isoform X2 → MGFQLMNQLKGMSLALVLLPALLLVMFVGAQKACPKNCRCDGKIVYCESHAFRDIPQNISGGSQGLSLRYNSIQKLKSNQFSGLNQLVWLYLDHNYISSVDEDAFQGIRRLKELILSSNKIPYLANATFHPVPNLRNLDLSYNKLQTLQSEQFKGLRKLLILHLRSNSLKTVPVRVFQDCRNLDFLDLGYNRLRSLSRNAFAGLLKLTELHLEHNQFSKVNFAHFPRLFNLRSLYLQWNRIRSISQGLTWTWSALHNLDLSGNDIQSIEPGTFQCLPNLQKLNLDSNKLTNVTQETINAWISLTSITLSGNMWECSRSVCPLVFWLKNFKGNKESTMICAGPKQIQGEKVIDAVETYNICAETPLVVTERAYQTTKAPPKPQFIPKPTVYKLESSPPTAYTPSPSPGLQTPVAEQDYENVSFHKIIAGSVALFLSVAMILLVIYVSWKRYPASMKQLQQNSMMKRRRKKARESERQMNSPLQEYYVDYKPSNTEPMDVLVNGSGPCTYTISGSRECEARYSQVSTVQASLC, encoded by the exons ATGG GTTTCCAACTGATGAATCAGCTGAAAGGCATGAGTttagcactggtactgctgcctGCTCTCCTTTTGGTGATGTTTGTGGGGGCCCAAAAAGCTTGTCCAAAGAACTGCAGGTGCGATGGGAAAATCGTGTACTGCGAGTCCCACGCATTCAGAGACATCCCCCAGAACATTTCGGGTGGCTCCCAGGGACTGTCTTTGCGTTACAATAGCATCCAGAAGCTGAAGTCCAACCAGTTTTCTGGCCTTAACCAGCTGGTTTGGCTTTACCTGGACCACAATTACATCAGCTCGGTGGATGAGGATGCATTCCAAGGGATCAGGAGGCTGAAAGAACTTATTCTGAGCTCCAACAAAATCCCCTACCTGGCCAACGCCACTTTCCATCCTGTTCCCAACCTGCGGAATCTTGACCTATCGTACAACAAGCTGCAGACGCTGCAGTCGGAGCAGTTCAAGGGCCTCCGCAAACTTTTGATTCTGCACCTGCGGTCCAACTCGCTGAAAACGGTGCCAGTCCGAGTGTTTCAGGACTGCCGCAACCTGGATTTTTTGGATTTGGGTTACAACCGGCTCAGAAGCCTGTCTCGCAACGCCTTCGCTGGCCTCCTTAAACTAACCGAGCTCCACCTTGAGCACAACCAGTTCTCCAAGGTGAACTTCGCTCACTTCCCTCGCCTCTTCAACCTGCGCTCGCTTTACCTGCAGTGGAACAGAATCCGTTCCATCAGCCAGGGCTTAACTTGGACATGGAGCGCTCTGCACAACCTTGACCTTTCTGGGAACGACATCCAGAGCATAGAACCGGGGACCTTTCAATGCCTCCCCAACCTGCAGAAGCTGAACTTGGATTCCAACAAGCTCACCAACGTCACCCAGGAAACCATAAATGCCTGGATATCCCTGACCTCCATCACGCTTTCTGGAAATATGTGGGAATGCAGCAGAAGTGTCTGCCCTCTGGTCTTTTGGCTCAAGAACTTCAAAGGCAACAAGGAAAGCACCATGATCTGTGCCGGCCCCAAGCAGATCCAAGGCGAGAAGGTCATCGATGCCGTGGAAACTTACAATATCTGTGCTGAAACCCCTTTGGTGGTGACTGAAAGAGCTTACCAGACAACTAAAGCACCTCCCAAACCCCAGTTCATCCCCAAGCCTACAGTCTACAAGTTGGAGAGTTCACCACCAACAGCTTACACTCCCAGCCCTTCCCCTGGACTGCAGACTCCTGTGGCTGAACAAGATTACGAGAATGTGTCCTTCCACAAAATAATAGCCGGGAGCGTGGCCCTTTTCCTGTCTGTGGCCATGATCCTACTGGTCATCTACGTGTCTTGGAAACGTTACCCCGCCAGCATGAAGCAGCTGCAGCAGAATTCCATGATGAAGAGgcgcaggaaaaaggccagagaGTCGGAGAGACAAATGAACTCCCCTTTACAGGAGTATTATGTGGACTACAAGCCTTCAAACACTGAGCCCATGGATGTATTGGTTAACGGATCTGGACCCTGCACATATACCATCTCCGGCTCCCGGGAATGTGAG